Proteins from one Carassius gibelio isolate Cgi1373 ecotype wild population from Czech Republic chromosome A25, carGib1.2-hapl.c, whole genome shotgun sequence genomic window:
- the LOC127947094 gene encoding olfactomedin-4-like translates to MLSYLLVLAVLVTVDAQIIKGEQKDDSCVCKLSSSIWGFPTAKFEAAQNKLQTCEENLIEFRKKIQASNVQMPKLELSLKNIKTRLKPFEYLDTNGLYNALHLQQLVQELDQMYSTASDIHKKTSNKEIEGLLKELTNAKKEAQDMYKDNFFNLETMKSKLLDLNNRVQTCKTIPEDFRSTCHQRIMSSISSPVVTKLNSMSKSYISGAWGRDAKQDNKERYFEHCLMSGNQLGITIRIYNSYEDFIASKNYKDETIAPSYGDKNAVQGSGTIFYDNTVFYQCYNSIEICSFNITTKATKRMKLDGAEINKFPFCYYSCRDWTDFDLEADQDAVWVIYATEENHGNIVLSRLDPLELNITHTWKTRLFKRSVTSTFMVCGVLYATRFVNTYREEVFYAFDTLTGQEINTLSLPFEKVAAGIANLNYNPVDRRLYMYNDGYLLAYNTFN, encoded by the exons ATGCTGTCGTACCTGCTGGTCCTCGCAGTCCTA GTGACTGTGGATGCTCAGATAATTAAAGGGGAACAGAAGGATGATTCCTGCGTGTGTAAATTAAGCAGCTCTATCTGGGGTTTTCCTACGGCGAAGTTTGAGGCAGCTCAAAACAAACTCCAGACCTGTGAGGAAAACCTTATTGAGTTTCGTAAGAAG ATACAGGCAAGTAATGTACAAATGCCTAAGTTAGAGCTCAGTCTTAAGAACATCAAAACCCGGCTGAAACCGTTCGAGTATCTGGACACAAACGGCCTGTACAACGCTCTTCACCTGCAACAGCTGGTACAGGAACTTGACCAGATGTATTCTACTGCCAGTGATATTCATAAGAAAACCTCCAACAAAGAGATAGAAGGCCTTCTCAAGGAG TTGACTAATGCAAAGAAGGAAGCCCAGGACATGTACAAAGATAATTTCTTCAATCTAGAGACAATGAAATCGAAGCTACTTGACCTCAACAACCGAGTGCAGACCTGTAAAACTATACCTGAAGACTTCAGAA GCACTTGTCATCAGCGTATCATGTCCAGCATAAGTTCTCCAGTCGTTACCAAACTCAATTCCATGAGCAAGTCCTATATCTCAGGTGCTTGGGGTCGCGATGCGAAGCAGGACAACAAGGAACGCTACTTTGAACACTGTCTGATGAGCGGAAACCAGCTTGGCATCACAATCAGGATCTACAACTCTTACGAAGATTTCATAGCCAGCAAGAACTACAAGGACGAAACGATAGCACCATCATACGGTGACAAAAATGCTGTTCAGGGCTCTGGGACAATATTTTACGACAACACTGTATTTTACCAATGCTACAACAGCATTGAGATCTGCAGCTTCAACATTACCACAAAAGCAACCAAGCGTATGAAACTGGACGGTGCTGAAATCAACAAGTTCCCCTTCTGCTACTACAGCTGCCGTGATTGGACAGACTTCGACCTGGAGGCTGATCAGGACGCCGTGTGGGTGATATACGCCACCGAGGAGAACCACGGAAACATTGTTTTGAGCCGTTTAGACCCGCTGGAGCTCAATATCACTCATACCTGGAAGACGCGTCTCTTCAAGAGGTCCGTCACCAGCACATTTATGGTGTGCGGGGTCCTGTATGCTACACGCTTTGTTAATACTTACCGAGAAGAGGTGTTTTATGCTTTTGATACACTCACTGGTCAAGAGATAAACACTCTTTCTTTGCCTTTTGAGAAGGTTGCTGCTGGAATAGCCAATCTGAACTACAATCCTGTAGACAGGAGGCTTTACATGTATAATGATGGCTATCTTTTAGCATATAACACCTTCAACTGA
- the LOC127947092 gene encoding olfactomedin-4-like → MSRSNIFILMATIPLVFFQSVRGKDCVCDLKNSDPAFPEAKLTKVETTSAQCIETITSEKITELDRLLLGLQQRIKQLEETVVLLEKEDDKNLYAAVSFRIIELEFAEIQDLLNKLNKSTGDYHQLGAQTAVQLDDMKNTMVELEKFDSMQVIKKDRENKRVKRDLEQCKNELKATPQPPTVPPKRCGLGQIANVVGPRTYSLTVHSTSYTYGAWGRDANPAPGDENKYWLVVLTSSNVYGYYVKQFGTLSTLLLGIGATDTLISNSNPTTNTIQGPNMVMYANALYYNCYNTYSVCKFNMTTRAVSTVALPSDTGYNNKNPFGYFSTAYIYTDMDFATDESGVYVIYATTSNYGNVVISKIETSSPPVVGQTWKTTLYKLSASNTFMVCGVLYATRYVDKETEQIFYSYDTQTKEERYDLKINIKKMQTNFQSVNYDPRDNLLYVFSDAYILSYELNFQ, encoded by the exons ATGAGTCGGtctaatatattcattttgatggCCACCATCCCTCTCGTTTTCTTTCAG TCAGTGAGAGGGAAAGACTGTGTGTGCGATCTAAAAAATTCAGATCCTGCTTTCCCAGAGGCCAAACTAACAAAAGTAGAGACCACTTCTGCCCAATGCATTGAGACCATCACTtcagaaaag ATTACAGAATTAGACAGACTTCTGTTGGGTCTACAACAACGTATCAAGCAACTAGAGGAGACCGTGGTCTTGCTGGAAAAGGAGGATGACAAGAATCTGTATGCGGCTGTGTCTTTTCGCATCATTGAGTTAGAGTTTGCCGAAATTCAGGACCTCCTCAACAAACTTAACAAGTCCACCGGTGATTACCATCAACTAGGTGCACAGACTGCAGTTCAG CTGGACGATATGAAGAACACAATGGTGGAGCTGGAGAAGTTTGACAGCATGCAGGTGATAAAGAAAGATCGGGAGAACAAGCGCGTTAAGAGGGACCTGGAACAGTGCAAAAATGAACTCAAGGCTACACCACAACCTCCTACAGTTCCCCCAA AACGCTGTGGTCTGGGTCAAATAGCAAATGTGGTGGGACCTAGAACGTATTCCCTCACAGTACACAGCACGTCTTACACTTATGGTGCTTGGGGTCGAGATGCAAATCCTGCTCCAGGAGACGAGAACAAATACTGGCTGGTGGTGCTAACAAGTAGTAACGTATATGGCTACTATGTCAAACAGTTCGGCACCTTGAGTACTCTTTTATTAGGTATAGGAGCAACAGATACATTAATATCAAACTCCAATCCCACAACAAACACAATTCAGGGGCCAAACATGGTCATGTACGCCAATGCGCTCTACTATAACTGTTACAACACATACTCTGTCTGTAAGTTCAACATGACGACTCGTGCTGTCAGTACTGTGGCTTTACCAAGTGATACAGGTTACAACAACAAGAATCCATTCGGATACTTCAGCACAGCATACATCTATACTGATATGGATTTTGCCACAGATGAATCTGGTGTTTATGTTATATATGCAACTACAAGCAACTACGGAAATGTGGTTATCAGTAAAATCGAGACTAGTAGCCCACCAGTTGTGGGCCAAACTTGGAAAACCACTTTGTACAAATTGAGTGCTTCAAACACCTTCATGGTGTGCGGCGTGCTTTATGCTACTCGTTACGTGGATAAAGAAACAGAACAGATCTTTTACTCCTATGACACCCAAACAAAAGAAGAGCGCTatgatttgaaaataaatatcaaGAAGATGCAGACTAATTTTCAGTCTGTTAACTATGACCCCAGAGATAATTTGCTGTATGTCTTCAGTGACGCCTATATTTTAAGTTATGAGCTCAACTTTCAGTAA